A single Branchiostoma floridae strain S238N-H82 chromosome 11, Bfl_VNyyK, whole genome shotgun sequence DNA region contains:
- the LOC118426417 gene encoding alpha-crystallin B chain-like: MAGKDERTIPLSFSSFGGFSEEWRKRMAEHHRQMLERLERPFGGFPMSDDFESRMFSSPAISWWPGYGQPPPGLAICPPGPTSPTPGMPMSPFPFPGLPPSPDSRLEVDDKKFKVMVDVNQFSPEEVKVKTVGNYVVVHARHEEKQDEHGFIQREFTRKYMLPEGVDPEKVTSSLATDGVLTVEAPTQKALEPAGPERSVPIKKQDKPAVEGKK, encoded by the exons ATGGCAGGGAAAGACGAAAGAACAATTCCtctctccttctcctccttcgGAGGATTTTCGGAGGAGTGGAGGAAGAGGATGGCGGAGCATCACCGCCAAATGCTGGAGAGGCTGGAGCGGCCGTTCGGCGGCTTCCCAATGTCAGACGACTTCGAGAGCCGGATGTTTTCGAGCCCGGCTATCTCCTGGTGGCCTGGGTACGGACAGCCACCCCCGGGGCTGGCCATCTGCCCCCCGGGACCCACCAGCCCGACCCCGGGGATGCCTATGTCGCCGTTCCCCTTCCCAGGCCTGCCGCCGAGCCCGGACTCGCGTCTCGAAGTGGACGACAAGAAATTCAAGGTCATGGTGGACGTGAACCAGTTCTCTCCGGAGGAAGTCAAAGTGAAGACGGTGGGGAACTACGTGGTAGTTCACGCCAGGCACGAGGAGAAGCAAGACGAGCACGGCTTCATCCAGAGGGAGTTCACCAGGAAATACATGCTGCCAGAGGGAGTCGACCCCGAGAAG GTGACCTCTTCCCTGGCCACAGACGGAGTGCTGACGGTGGAGGCGCCCACACAGAAGGCCCTGGAGCCGGCCGGACCCGAGAGGAGCGTCCCCATCAAGAAACAAGACAAGCCAGCCGTCGAGGGGAAGAAG TGA